Proteins encoded together in one Planctomyces sp. SH-PL14 window:
- a CDS encoding PAS domain-containing protein has product MSDSRQVGQQRVTADFLTQGRESEEQFRLFMSRSPAAAYMKDRDGRYLFVNPVMERAFNRPLSAWVGKTDFDLFPVAEAEQYRANDQRVLAAGAPIEVVEAATQEDGPHHYLSFKYPFLGGDGRVLLAGMSLDITRQKRAEDALRASEERFARFMQHLPGLAWVKDADGRYVFANDAAVKAFGTPRADLYGKTDAEVFPFETASQFRENDQQALAGVSGVRTIETLEHDDGLVHHSLVSKFPIPTTAGQPLMVGGVAIDVTEELKTRAVLEESEERFRATFDQAAVGIAHVGTDGRWLRVNKKLCDIVGYAPDELLRLTFQDITHPEDVGADLAQLRRLVAGEIATYSMEKRYFHKDRRTVWINLTVALARTPAGEPKYLISVVEDITGKKAIEGALRDSERQYRTLFDNMAEEVHYWKVERDERGRITTWRLVDANPPALRTWGKSLDAIRGRTTDEIFGPGSTEHYRAVVEKVMAEGIPHAYEDYFPALDRHFRFTTVPVGDYFITTGADITAIQKAHESLRRSEDRYRTVLQSITDAFFAVDRDWRFTYVNRQAETLLGRTPGELLGRGLWDEYPGLVESEFGPAYRRVMAARVTESVTSFYPDHDRWYEVHVYPADDGISVYFRDVSGRMRADEALRAGEERYRTLFSSMDEGYCIIEVIFDPPESGLAVDYRFIEVNPAFEAQAGMRGVVGRRMLEFVPTIENHWLENYGRVALTGEPIRFANEYTGLNRWFEVYAFRVGAPGAHRVAVLFTDITSRKRAQRELAEAHEFLHSSLDALSSHIAVLDESGVILAVNDAWRRFADENRYDGHNYGVGANYIEACEPNSVKCVDVGMVTGLKDVLAGRVPYFEFEYPCHSPTEERWFVMRATQFKSPGPVRVVVAHEDVTQRKRAEEALKDADRRKDEFLATLAHELRNPLAPIRNGLEVMRLSNGDREMVEKARGMMERQLSQMVHLVDDLLDLSRVSRGKIELRRERIDLARAVQQAVETSRPQIETNGHHLTISLPPGPVYVDADITRLAQVFSNLLNNAAKYTEQGGRVELSVQRQVGEVAVSVRDNGVGIPANMLPRVFEMFAQVDRSLERSQGGLGIGLSIVKKLVEMHGGSVAVESGGHGAGSEFTVRLPVVLSVAMPTDGDEEHALPSSRRKILVVDDNKDAATSLAMMLKLMGNETKTAHDGVEALDVAATYRPDLILLDIGMPRLNGYETAKQIRLQAWGKSIVLVALTGWGQEEDRRKSSEAGFDSHMVKPVEPAALERLLASMANRTV; this is encoded by the coding sequence ATGAGCGATTCTCGTCAAGTCGGTCAGCAACGTGTAACGGCGGACTTTCTTACCCAGGGGCGGGAGAGCGAGGAACAGTTTCGCCTGTTCATGAGCCGCAGCCCGGCCGCCGCCTACATGAAGGACAGAGACGGACGCTATCTGTTCGTGAACCCCGTGATGGAGCGGGCGTTTAACCGCCCGCTGTCCGCATGGGTGGGCAAGACGGACTTCGACCTGTTCCCGGTGGCCGAGGCCGAGCAGTATCGGGCGAACGATCAACGCGTTTTGGCCGCCGGTGCGCCCATCGAGGTCGTAGAGGCGGCCACGCAAGAAGACGGACCTCACCACTACCTATCCTTCAAATATCCTTTCTTGGGAGGTGACGGGCGTGTCCTCCTGGCAGGCATGTCGCTGGACATCACCAGGCAGAAGCGGGCCGAGGACGCCCTTCGAGCGAGTGAGGAACGATTTGCCCGATTCATGCAGCACCTACCAGGGCTGGCGTGGGTCAAGGACGCGGACGGGCGTTACGTCTTCGCCAACGACGCCGCGGTCAAAGCTTTTGGCACACCGCGGGCGGACCTCTACGGGAAGACGGATGCGGAGGTCTTCCCGTTCGAGACCGCAAGCCAGTTCCGCGAGAACGACCAACAGGCTTTGGCGGGTGTGTCCGGCGTACGGACGATCGAAACGCTGGAGCATGACGACGGGTTGGTCCACCACTCACTTGTCAGCAAGTTTCCAATTCCCACTACTGCCGGACAACCACTAATGGTGGGCGGGGTAGCCATCGATGTGACCGAGGAGTTGAAGACGCGGGCCGTCTTGGAAGAGTCGGAAGAGAGGTTTCGGGCTACGTTCGACCAAGCGGCGGTTGGAATCGCCCATGTGGGAACGGACGGCCGCTGGCTGCGGGTCAACAAGAAGCTTTGCGACATCGTAGGCTACGCCCCCGACGAGTTGCTCCGACTCACCTTCCAGGACATCACCCACCCTGAGGACGTAGGTGCCGACTTGGCCCAACTCCGCCGCCTTGTGGCCGGGGAGATCGCGACCTATTCGATGGAGAAGCGTTATTTCCACAAGGATCGCCGGACGGTCTGGATCAACTTGACTGTCGCCCTCGCCCGTACTCCCGCGGGCGAGCCGAAGTACCTGATCTCGGTGGTGGAGGACATCACAGGGAAGAAGGCAATCGAAGGGGCCCTCCGCGACAGCGAGCGACAGTACCGCACCCTGTTCGACAATATGGCCGAGGAGGTCCACTACTGGAAGGTTGAGCGAGACGAACGTGGGCGGATTACAACGTGGCGCCTGGTGGACGCAAACCCACCCGCCCTCCGGACGTGGGGCAAGTCGCTCGATGCAATCCGGGGTCGGACGACGGATGAGATCTTCGGTCCTGGCAGCACCGAGCACTACCGGGCGGTCGTCGAAAAGGTCATGGCCGAGGGCATCCCACACGCCTATGAGGACTACTTTCCGGCCCTCGACCGGCACTTCCGGTTCACCACTGTCCCTGTCGGGGACTACTTCATCACGACCGGGGCTGACATCACGGCCATTCAAAAGGCCCACGAGTCGCTGCGGCGAAGTGAGGACCGCTACCGGACGGTCTTGCAGTCGATTACCGACGCCTTCTTCGCCGTGGACCGCGACTGGCGGTTCACTTACGTCAACCGGCAGGCCGAGACTCTGCTTGGCCGGACACCGGGCGAACTCTTAGGGCGCGGCCTGTGGGATGAGTATCCCGGTTTGGTTGAGAGCGAGTTCGGGCCAGCCTACCGGCGCGTCATGGCTGCGCGAGTCACGGAATCGGTCACTTCCTTCTATCCGGACCACGACCGGTGGTACGAGGTCCACGTCTACCCCGCCGACGACGGCATCTCGGTCTACTTCCGCGACGTGAGTGGTCGGATGCGGGCCGACGAGGCGCTGAGGGCTGGGGAGGAACGGTATCGCACTCTGTTCAGTTCGATGGATGAGGGGTACTGCATCATCGAGGTGATCTTCGATCCGCCAGAGAGCGGCTTGGCCGTCGACTACCGATTCATCGAAGTGAATCCAGCGTTCGAGGCCCAGGCCGGGATGCGTGGCGTTGTCGGGCGGCGCATGTTGGAGTTCGTGCCGACCATCGAGAATCACTGGCTCGAAAACTACGGCCGGGTGGCCCTCACCGGCGAGCCGATCCGCTTCGCTAATGAGTATACCGGGCTGAACCGCTGGTTCGAGGTCTACGCCTTCCGGGTCGGGGCTCCCGGAGCTCACCGCGTGGCCGTCCTGTTTACGGACATCACCTCTCGAAAGCGGGCCCAGCGGGAGCTGGCCGAGGCCCATGAGTTCCTACACTCCTCTCTCGACGCCCTCTCCAGCCACATTGCCGTGTTGGATGAGAGCGGCGTGATCCTGGCTGTAAACGACGCTTGGCGGCGGTTCGCCGATGAGAACCGGTATGACGGCCACAACTACGGGGTCGGGGCCAATTACATCGAGGCGTGCGAGCCAAACTCGGTCAAGTGCGTCGATGTTGGTATGGTGACGGGCCTCAAGGACGTGTTGGCGGGGCGGGTGCCTTACTTCGAGTTCGAATACCCGTGCCACTCGCCAACCGAGGAGCGGTGGTTCGTCATGCGGGCGACCCAGTTCAAGTCGCCGGGGCCGGTGCGGGTGGTCGTGGCCCACGAGGACGTGACCCAGCGGAAGAGGGCCGAGGAGGCGCTGAAGGACGCCGACCGACGGAAGGATGAGTTCCTGGCGACGCTGGCCCACGAACTGCGGAATCCGCTGGCCCCCATCCGCAATGGCCTTGAGGTTATGCGGCTTTCGAACGGTGACCGGGAGATGGTCGAGAAGGCCCGCGGAATGATGGAGCGGCAGCTGTCGCAGATGGTGCATCTCGTCGACGACCTGCTGGACCTGAGCCGAGTCAGCCGGGGCAAGATTGAGTTGCGGAGAGAACGAATTGACTTGGCGAGGGCCGTGCAACAGGCCGTGGAGACCAGCCGACCGCAGATCGAGACGAATGGCCACCACCTGACCATCTCGTTGCCACCCGGACCGGTCTATGTGGACGCCGATATCACCCGGCTCGCCCAGGTGTTCTCGAACCTTTTGAACAACGCTGCGAAGTACACTGAGCAGGGCGGACGAGTCGAATTGTCCGTACAGCGGCAGGTGGGCGAAGTCGCAGTCTCGGTCCGGGACAACGGTGTGGGTATCCCCGCGAACATGCTCCCCAGAGTGTTCGAAATGTTTGCGCAGGTGGACCGCAGCCTGGAGCGCAGCCAGGGCGGCCTTGGGATCGGGCTCTCGATTGTCAAAAAGTTGGTCGAAATGCACGGCGGCAGCGTCGCTGTCGAGAGCGGCGGCCACGGGGCGGGCAGCGAGTTCACGGTCCGCCTGCCGGTCGTTCTGTCGGTGGCGATGCCGACAGACGGCGACGAGGAACACGCTCTTCCGTCGAGTCGCCGCAAGATATTGGTGGTGGACGACAACAAAGACGCTGCGACGAGTTTGGCGATGATGCTCAAGCTCATGGGTAATGAGACAAAAACGGCCCACGATGGAGTGGAAGCGTTAGATGTGGCGGCGACGTACCGGCCAGACCTCATCCTCCTGGATATCGGTATGCCTCGACTGAACGGCTATGAAACGGCCAAGCAAATTCGGCTGCAGGCTTGGGGCAAGTCGATAGTTCTGGTTGCGTTGACGGGTTGGGGCCAGGAGGAAGACCGACGCAAGTCGAGTGAGGCAGGATTCGATTCGCACATGGTTAAGCCCGTTGAGCCGGCCGCTTTAGAAAGGCTGCTGGCAAGCATGGCAAACAGAACTGTCTAG
- a CDS encoding DUF1003 domain-containing protein produces MIDNKRGQTSPAQSCNTVVQRNIQDVIHARKKIERRESASERIARKITELAGNMGFAYFHCAWFAIWIAVNLWEGEGAFDPFPFVLLTTVVSLEAIFLTLMVLVSQNREAKLEEQRADLDLQIDLLAEYEVTRLLCLVSAIAKKLELDETEDDDMKELLTTVRPRDLLKELETLEGRKAVS; encoded by the coding sequence ATGATCGACAACAAGCGGGGCCAAACGTCCCCAGCGCAAAGCTGCAACACGGTAGTTCAGCGAAACATTCAGGACGTCATCCACGCTCGGAAGAAGATCGAGCGGAGAGAGTCGGCCAGCGAACGCATTGCCCGGAAAATCACAGAGCTGGCTGGCAATATGGGGTTCGCATACTTCCACTGTGCTTGGTTCGCAATCTGGATCGCCGTCAACTTGTGGGAAGGGGAGGGGGCCTTCGACCCGTTCCCTTTCGTGCTGTTGACCACCGTTGTTTCGCTGGAAGCCATCTTCCTGACGCTCATGGTCCTTGTGAGTCAGAACCGTGAGGCAAAGTTAGAGGAGCAGCGGGCCGACCTCGATCTGCAAATCGACCTACTGGCGGAATACGAAGTGACACGGCTGCTCTGTCTCGTCTCCGCAATCGCCAAGAAGCTGGAACTCGACGAGACGGAAGATGACGACATGAAGGAACTGCTGACCACCGTCCGCCCGAGAGATCTGCTCAAGGAGCTAGAGACCCTGGAAGGGCGGAAAGCCGTCTCCTGA
- a CDS encoding response regulator transcription factor: MQSSPVTECGPTCRIVIVEDHELMRLGVAHVVRNRSGWELCGEAGDCVRALQLIQETRPDLAIVDLRLPGGDSMELIKQIRRDVPSCSVLVLSAQEENLFAERVLRAGAQGFVSKQDPLLTLVEAIQKVLEGRIAVSARMTERLLAIRTGRPGHDRSPLETLSDREMEVFECLGRGMTVKEIGHQLQLSVKTVEYHRQNIVEKLGLSGSKELTRHATMHALGQAPPVLA, from the coding sequence ATGCAGTCATCCCCCGTTACCGAATGCGGGCCAACGTGCCGGATTGTGATCGTCGAGGATCACGAGCTGATGCGGCTGGGTGTCGCTCATGTGGTCCGGAATCGATCTGGCTGGGAGCTCTGCGGCGAAGCCGGGGACTGTGTTCGCGCACTTCAGCTGATTCAGGAAACACGTCCGGATCTGGCGATTGTGGACTTGCGCCTTCCCGGTGGCGACAGCATGGAGCTGATCAAGCAGATCCGTCGGGATGTCCCGTCGTGTAGTGTTCTCGTGCTCTCGGCGCAAGAAGAGAATTTGTTCGCCGAACGGGTGCTACGAGCTGGTGCTCAGGGGTTCGTGAGCAAGCAGGATCCTTTGCTGACACTCGTTGAAGCGATCCAAAAAGTACTGGAAGGGCGGATTGCCGTAAGCGCGCGGATGACCGAACGCCTCTTGGCGATACGCACCGGGCGCCCGGGTCACGATCGATCGCCACTGGAGACCCTCAGCGATCGCGAGATGGAGGTGTTCGAGTGCCTCGGGCGCGGTATGACCGTCAAGGAAATCGGTCACCAACTGCAGCTCAGCGTCAAGACGGTCGAGTATCACCGCCAGAACATCGTGGAGAAGTTGGGATTGTCGGGCAGCAAGGAGTTGACTCGGCACGCGACAATGCACGCCTTAGGTCAGGCGCCGCCGGTCTTGGCCTGA
- a CDS encoding response regulator, giving the protein MSLDNGFSDDQARRRRIVVIDDHELMRLGVAHLIRTRAEWELCGEAEECLQAIQLIRDERPDLAIVDLRLARGDGLDLIKRLRDTVPWCRILVFSAMEEELFAERVLRAGAQGFISKQEPLPSLMAAIEKVLEGRIALSQRMTDRILAGRSGGAVGARSPLELLSDWEMEVFERLGRGMAAKEIASELHLSIKTIEYHRQNIKEKLQLSGSSAVVRLATAYVLGRTDDLQATAN; this is encoded by the coding sequence ATGAGCCTCGACAATGGATTTTCTGATGACCAGGCTCGCCGCCGGCGGATCGTCGTAATCGACGATCACGAGCTGATGAGACTCGGGGTCGCACATCTCATCCGAACCCGCGCCGAATGGGAGCTCTGTGGTGAGGCAGAGGAATGCCTGCAGGCGATTCAGCTTATTCGAGATGAGCGGCCGGATCTCGCGATTGTCGACCTTCGGCTGGCGAGAGGGGACGGTCTGGATTTGATCAAGCGCCTTCGCGACACCGTCCCCTGGTGCCGTATTCTTGTGTTCTCCGCGATGGAGGAAGAGTTGTTCGCTGAACGGGTCCTGCGGGCCGGAGCGCAAGGCTTCATCAGCAAGCAGGAGCCGCTGCCATCACTCATGGCTGCGATTGAAAAAGTGCTTGAAGGGCGGATCGCTCTGAGTCAGCGAATGACTGACCGCATTTTGGCGGGCAGGTCCGGTGGTGCAGTAGGGGCGAGGTCCCCGCTTGAACTCCTTTCCGACTGGGAAATGGAAGTATTCGAACGATTGGGCCGGGGAATGGCGGCCAAGGAGATCGCAAGCGAGCTGCATCTAAGCATCAAGACCATCGAGTACCATCGCCAGAACATCAAAGAGAAGTTGCAACTCTCCGGCAGCAGCGCAGTTGTGCGCCTCGCGACGGCCTACGTGCTTGGCCGTACCGACGACCTGCAGGCCACGGCGAACTGA
- a CDS encoding DUF3459 domain-containing protein: MWFRDYHIDGLRLDAIHAIVDLSAVHILEELARRTAEWSAHLGRHLVLIAESDLNDPRVIQPREVGGYGLDAQWCDDMHHALHVTLTGEHHSYYSDFHPMDDLALSLRRPYVYAGQQSTFRGRTHGRSPGDVSGRQFVTYLQNHDQLGNRGLGERIGHLSGSQAAMIGAALTVLSPYIPMLFQGEEWGASSPFQYFVDFSDEPELAQAVRKGRQQEFSLPASEVPDPNDLWTFLCSKLNWGERNEPEHQALLRWYQQLIQLRRSLPALTSGRLDLVETRSEAEAGWLVMERGPLAVLVNFSKASCRVPGRWKAYRTLLASVHGTKLNDDGADLPPQAAVIIVHRDAT; the protein is encoded by the coding sequence ATGTGGTTTCGCGACTACCACATTGATGGCCTGCGGCTGGATGCGATTCATGCCATCGTGGACCTCTCAGCGGTTCACATCCTTGAGGAACTGGCCCGGCGGACAGCTGAATGGAGTGCGCACTTGGGACGGCACCTTGTCCTGATCGCGGAAAGCGACCTGAATGACCCGCGGGTGATTCAGCCCCGCGAGGTCGGCGGTTACGGTCTCGACGCTCAGTGGTGCGACGACATGCACCACGCCCTGCACGTCACTCTCACTGGAGAACATCACAGCTACTATTCCGACTTCCACCCGATGGACGACCTCGCGCTCTCACTGCGCCGCCCGTATGTCTACGCCGGGCAGCAGTCGACCTTCCGGGGCCGAACGCATGGCCGTTCTCCTGGCGATGTCTCCGGGCGACAGTTTGTGACTTACCTGCAAAATCACGACCAATTGGGAAATCGGGGTCTGGGAGAGCGGATCGGACACTTGTCGGGATCACAGGCCGCGATGATCGGCGCCGCCCTCACGGTCTTATCACCGTATATCCCAATGCTCTTCCAGGGGGAAGAATGGGGGGCGTCATCGCCATTTCAATACTTCGTCGACTTCTCTGACGAGCCGGAACTCGCCCAGGCGGTGCGAAAGGGGCGACAGCAGGAGTTCAGTCTGCCGGCCTCGGAGGTTCCGGACCCGAACGATCTGTGGACCTTTCTCTGTTCGAAGCTCAACTGGGGCGAACGGAATGAGCCGGAACATCAGGCGCTGCTCCGGTGGTACCAGCAGCTCATCCAGCTACGGCGATCTCTGCCCGCCCTGACGTCCGGCCGTCTCGATCTGGTTGAAACCCGTAGCGAGGCTGAAGCGGGCTGGCTGGTAATGGAACGCGGCCCATTAGCGGTTCTCGTCAACTTTTCAAAAGCCTCGTGTCGAGTTCCTGGACGTTGGAAGGCGTATCGCACTCTTCTGGCTTCCGTTCATGGAACGAAGCTGAATGACGATGGGGCCGACCTGCCTCCACAGGCTGCAGTGATCATCGTTCATCGGGACGCCACTTGA
- a CDS encoding alpha-amylase family glycosyl hydrolase has product MALLGTSGTTDRTEADASILPCSQDAQLCAVRFDRPDPRPPLPFWTALNNLGVTHIEVMPVATFHGSRGWGYDGVCLYAPHEAYGGPHGLKRFVNACHQHGLAVILDVVYNHLGPVGNTLTQFGPYFADRHHTP; this is encoded by the coding sequence ATCGCACTCCTAGGCACCTCGGGGACGACGGACAGGACGGAGGCTGACGCCTCCATCCTGCCGTGTTCTCAAGATGCACAACTGTGCGCTGTCAGATTCGACCGCCCCGATCCCCGCCCGCCGCTGCCATTTTGGACCGCCCTCAACAATCTCGGGGTCACCCACATCGAAGTCATGCCGGTCGCCACGTTTCACGGGAGTCGAGGCTGGGGCTACGACGGGGTCTGCCTCTACGCGCCTCACGAAGCCTATGGTGGACCGCATGGTCTGAAGCGGTTCGTGAACGCCTGCCATCAACACGGTCTCGCCGTCATCCTGGACGTGGTCTACAACCACCTAGGGCCGGTTGGGAACACGTTGACCCAGTTCGGGCCATACTTCGCTGATCGGCATCACACGCCTTAG
- the istA gene encoding IS21 family transposase, producing MEFWKEVRQQVLTGQLTQRAACRKYSLGWRTLKKILAHAEPPGYRKNQPRPKPKLESFLPVIHQILEADRTAPRKQRHTAKRIFERLRDEHGYQGKLTVVKDAVRDWKQSHQEVFLPLSHPPGEAQVDFGEATIRLDGQERKVALFVMTLPYSGAIFLQAFPRECTETFLEGHRRAFEFFGGVPYRISYDNSAIAVIEVLKGRERKLTREFLRLQSHYLFREHFCLVRRPNEKGHVERLIGFARRNFLVPVPQVGSLEELNAQLRERCRTDLAERVRGRGSSKQDRLPEDQAAFLPLPKQTFEARRVGERTVDSQSLVRFDDNEYSVPVRYAHRKLLVVATVQEIRLVHEDRLVARHLRCWDRERTFFEPVHYLALLERKPGGLDYARPLEQWGLPECFAVLRRRLEAGDPRSGTRSYIRVLRLLEKFSLAQLSAAVEYALDIDVIDPDSLRTIVEHRAERPAELFRLDGRPHLAHVRVETTCVASYQALLEGGTP from the coding sequence ATGGAGTTCTGGAAAGAAGTCCGGCAGCAGGTCCTGACCGGCCAACTCACCCAGCGCGCCGCCTGCCGCAAATACAGCCTCGGCTGGCGGACGCTCAAGAAGATCCTGGCCCACGCGGAGCCGCCGGGGTATCGGAAGAACCAGCCTCGCCCCAAGCCCAAGCTGGAGTCGTTTCTCCCCGTCATTCACCAGATTCTGGAAGCGGACCGCACGGCGCCCAGGAAGCAGCGGCACACGGCCAAGCGGATCTTCGAGCGTTTGCGGGACGAGCATGGCTATCAGGGTAAGCTGACCGTCGTGAAAGACGCGGTCCGGGACTGGAAGCAATCCCACCAGGAGGTCTTCCTGCCGCTCTCCCATCCACCGGGTGAGGCTCAGGTCGACTTCGGGGAGGCGACGATCCGGCTCGACGGCCAGGAACGGAAGGTGGCCCTGTTCGTGATGACGCTCCCCTACTCGGGAGCGATCTTCCTGCAGGCCTTTCCCCGGGAATGCACCGAGACCTTCCTGGAAGGACATCGCCGGGCGTTCGAGTTCTTCGGAGGGGTTCCGTATCGGATCAGCTACGACAACTCCGCCATTGCGGTGATCGAGGTTCTCAAGGGTCGGGAGCGGAAGCTCACCCGGGAGTTCCTGCGTCTGCAGAGCCACTACCTGTTCCGGGAGCACTTCTGCCTCGTCCGCCGCCCCAACGAGAAAGGGCATGTCGAACGCCTGATCGGCTTCGCCCGGAGGAACTTCCTTGTGCCGGTTCCGCAGGTCGGTTCCCTGGAGGAACTCAACGCCCAGTTGCGGGAGCGGTGTCGGACGGATCTCGCGGAGCGGGTCCGTGGGAGAGGGAGTTCCAAGCAGGACCGGCTTCCAGAGGATCAGGCGGCCTTCCTGCCGCTCCCGAAGCAGACGTTCGAGGCTCGACGTGTGGGAGAGCGAACGGTCGACTCCCAGTCCCTGGTGCGGTTCGACGACAACGAGTATTCGGTTCCGGTCCGGTACGCCCACCGCAAGCTTCTGGTCGTCGCCACGGTCCAGGAGATCCGGCTCGTCCATGAAGACCGACTGGTGGCCCGGCACCTGCGGTGCTGGGACCGGGAACGGACGTTTTTTGAGCCCGTTCACTATCTGGCTCTGCTGGAGCGGAAGCCTGGCGGCCTCGACTACGCCCGCCCTCTGGAGCAATGGGGACTGCCGGAGTGCTTCGCGGTGCTCCGGCGACGCCTGGAGGCGGGAGATCCCCGCTCGGGAACGCGGTCGTACATCCGGGTCCTGCGGCTGCTGGAGAAGTTCTCTCTGGCCCAGCTGTCGGCCGCGGTTGAGTACGCGCTGGACATCGATGTAATCGATCCGGACAGCCTCCGGACGATCGTTGAACATCGGGCGGAGCGCCCTGCAGAGCTGTTCCGGCTCGACGGCCGGCCGCATCTGGCTCATGTGCGGGTCGAGACGACCTGCGTCGCCTCCTACCAGGCCCTTCTGGAAGGAGGGACGCCATGA
- the istB gene encoding IS21-like element helper ATPase IstB, giving the protein MTDTKSTVLLKHHLKQLKLPTMQQECEKVAQRCASDNADHLAYLLQLSELELIERERKAADRRLKAARFPAAKLLDEFDFAARPSVNKPLVLLLAKGEYLDRRENILLVGPSGTGKSHLATALGMAACAQGRKVRFFRVTELITQLLEAKEERQLLRMRQHLAKLDLLILDELGYVPASKAGAELLFDVIATAYERNSLIVTTNLPFENWTEVLGSERLTGAALDRLTHRCHILETQGESYRLQDAKRRRKSG; this is encoded by the coding sequence ATGACCGACACGAAGAGCACGGTGCTGCTGAAGCACCACCTCAAACAGCTCAAGCTGCCGACGATGCAGCAGGAGTGTGAGAAGGTCGCCCAGCGGTGCGCCTCTGACAATGCGGATCACCTGGCGTACCTGCTGCAGCTCTCGGAGCTGGAGCTGATCGAGCGGGAACGGAAGGCGGCGGACCGGCGGCTCAAAGCCGCCCGGTTCCCGGCGGCGAAGCTGCTGGACGAGTTCGACTTCGCAGCCCGTCCCAGCGTGAACAAGCCGCTCGTGTTGCTGCTGGCGAAAGGAGAGTACCTCGATCGGCGGGAGAACATCCTGCTGGTCGGTCCTTCCGGGACCGGGAAGTCGCACCTGGCGACGGCGCTGGGAATGGCGGCCTGCGCCCAGGGCCGCAAGGTGCGGTTCTTCCGGGTGACGGAGCTGATCACACAGCTCCTGGAAGCCAAGGAAGAACGCCAGCTTCTGCGGATGCGGCAACACCTGGCGAAGCTGGACCTCTTGATCCTGGACGAGCTGGGCTACGTCCCGGCCAGCAAGGCCGGCGCCGAGCTGCTGTTCGACGTGATCGCAACGGCGTACGAGCGGAACAGCCTGATCGTGACGACGAACCTGCCGTTCGAGAACTGGACGGAGGTGCTGGGGAGCGAGCGCCTTACGGGCGCCGCGCTCGATCGTCTGACGCACCGCTGCCACATCCTGGAGACGCAGGGCGAAAGCTACCGCCTGCAGGACGCCAAACGCCGGCGGAAGTCCGGCTGA